From one Haloferax marinisediminis genomic stretch:
- a CDS encoding MFS transporter gives MIFLVNLARIVFAPLLGEFITFFEVNRATVGLVATLVWLGSASLRMPTGWILTRVPRHYVVLGTGVILVAASALTASAQTIEMLMVGAASMGLASGAYFVAANPLVSELYPERVGRAMGIHGTASQLAAVGVAPFVTLVLAVGPDIVARYGFVSASWQLVFVCIGVAAAVVTVALFFAARSTDLPEAGSTDRDLLGAVRKEWRIILTGIVILGFTGFVWQGLFNFYELYMETKGLQAATARNMLTVVFGAGVPAFFLSGRLADRLPRVPYILSVLVAFVASVLVLTQTTGFLALLAVTAVLGYVIHSLFPALDAYLLGTLPDESRGSAYAAYSFGMMIFQASGSGAVGYLTDVGYTFDEVFIGFALGLGVVVAGLVVFQRAGRIPN, from the coding sequence ATGATCTTCCTCGTCAATCTCGCGCGAATCGTCTTTGCGCCCCTCCTCGGAGAGTTCATTACGTTCTTCGAAGTGAATCGGGCAACAGTCGGACTCGTCGCGACGCTCGTCTGGCTTGGCAGTGCCAGCCTCCGCATGCCAACGGGGTGGATACTCACACGCGTCCCCCGCCACTACGTCGTCCTCGGGACCGGTGTCATCCTCGTCGCCGCCTCTGCGTTGACTGCCAGTGCGCAAACCATCGAGATGCTGATGGTCGGTGCTGCGTCCATGGGTCTCGCCTCGGGCGCGTACTTCGTCGCCGCAAATCCGCTCGTCAGCGAACTGTACCCAGAGCGTGTGGGCCGCGCGATGGGTATCCATGGCACCGCGAGTCAACTCGCTGCCGTCGGCGTCGCACCATTCGTCACGCTCGTCCTCGCTGTCGGCCCAGATATCGTGGCTCGATACGGATTCGTCTCGGCGTCGTGGCAACTCGTCTTCGTCTGTATCGGTGTCGCCGCCGCCGTCGTCACAGTCGCGCTCTTCTTCGCGGCACGCTCGACAGACTTGCCGGAAGCCGGTTCGACGGACCGTGACCTGTTGGGCGCCGTTCGAAAGGAGTGGCGCATCATCCTCACTGGCATCGTCATCCTCGGATTCACCGGATTCGTCTGGCAGGGACTGTTCAACTTCTACGAACTGTACATGGAGACGAAGGGCCTCCAAGCGGCGACAGCACGAAACATGCTCACAGTCGTCTTCGGGGCGGGCGTTCCGGCGTTCTTCCTCTCGGGCCGTCTCGCCGACAGACTGCCGCGCGTCCCCTACATCCTCAGCGTCCTCGTCGCGTTCGTCGCCTCGGTGCTCGTCCTCACACAGACGACTGGCTTCCTCGCGCTCCTCGCCGTCACGGCCGTCCTCGGCTACGTCATCCACAGCCTGTTTCCAGCACTCGACGCCTACCTGCTCGGCACGCTTCCCGACGAGAGTCGCGGAAGTGCCTACGCGGCCTACTCGTTCGGGATGATGATTTTCCAGGCCAGCGGGTCGGGCGCTGTCGGGTATCTCACCGACGTCGGCTACACGTTCGACGAAGTGTTCATCGGGTTCGCTCTCGGACTCGGTGTCGTCGTCGCCGGACTGGTCGTGTTCCAGCGCGCCGGACGGATTCCTAACTAG
- a CDS encoding HVO_0758 family zinc finger protein, with the protein MKTTRKGLRDGELDKDTYGRLTCSECGDSLKKKNDPDEVFSLRICPDCGTQWKELR; encoded by the coding sequence ATGAAGACAACGCGGAAGGGCCTTCGAGACGGCGAATTGGATAAAGACACGTACGGCCGACTGACGTGTTCCGAGTGCGGCGACTCCTTGAAAAAGAAGAACGACCCGGACGAAGTGTTCTCGCTTCGTATCTGCCCGGACTGCGGAACGCAGTGGAAAGAACTCAGATAG
- a CDS encoding aldo/keto reductase yields MATGPGTWAYRDRFGDSFGRTFFRRFGPGVVSSIGIGTYLGEPTDEVDDRYHESLVLALESGINLVDTASNYRHGRSERVVGDALRDADIDRDAVVVASKAGFVPFDRSRPDNPGAYIRETVLDSGLASADELAHGSHTIAPNFVDEMVDRSLDLTGLDHIDLYYLHNPETQLAITDRETVYDRIEAAFEVLERRVAADDIGRYGVASWEAFRVAPDHDSYLSLPEVVRRAERAAETVGNEESGLEAIQLPFNVVMADAFTADVHETEAGELTSALWYAHEHGLHVFTSASLAQGDLATEIPEAVDGVLSGDTFAQRALNFSRSAPGVTAALVGASSPEHVAENVAAGTFDPLGARVFDSVFE; encoded by the coding sequence ATGGCTACAGGACCGGGAACGTGGGCCTACCGCGACCGCTTCGGCGACAGTTTTGGCAGGACCTTCTTCCGTCGATTCGGACCCGGCGTCGTCTCGAGTATCGGTATCGGAACGTACCTGGGTGAGCCGACCGACGAAGTAGACGACCGATACCACGAGTCGCTCGTCCTCGCACTGGAGAGCGGCATCAACCTCGTGGACACGGCCTCGAACTACCGCCACGGGCGCTCAGAGCGCGTGGTCGGTGACGCGCTCCGCGACGCGGATATCGACCGTGATGCAGTCGTCGTCGCCTCGAAGGCAGGGTTCGTTCCCTTCGACCGCTCACGCCCCGACAACCCCGGGGCGTACATCCGAGAGACAGTCCTCGACAGCGGCCTCGCGAGCGCCGACGAACTCGCTCACGGAAGCCACACCATCGCACCGAACTTCGTCGACGAGATGGTCGACCGCTCACTCGACCTGACGGGTCTCGACCACATCGACCTCTACTATCTCCACAACCCCGAGACGCAGTTGGCTATCACCGACCGAGAGACGGTGTACGACCGCATCGAAGCGGCCTTCGAAGTACTCGAACGACGGGTCGCCGCGGATGACATCGGCCGGTATGGCGTCGCCTCGTGGGAGGCGTTCCGCGTCGCGCCTGACCACGACTCGTACCTCTCGCTGCCCGAAGTCGTCCGACGGGCCGAACGTGCGGCCGAGACAGTCGGAAACGAGGAGTCGGGACTCGAAGCGATTCAACTGCCGTTCAACGTCGTGATGGCCGACGCGTTCACCGCCGACGTCCACGAGACCGAAGCTGGAGAGCTGACGAGTGCGCTGTGGTACGCACACGAACACGGCCTCCACGTCTTCACCAGCGCGAGTCTCGCACAGGGTGACCTCGCGACCGAGATTCCGGAGGCGGTCGACGGAGTGCTCTCGGGAGATACGTTTGCACAACGTGCGCTCAACTTCTCACGGAGTGCGCCGGGTGTCACTGCCGCGTTGGTCGGTGCGTCGTCGCCTGAACACGTTGCAGAGAATGTCGCAGCCGGCACGTTCGACCCGCTTGGTGCGCGGGTATTCGATTCGGTCTTCGAGTGA
- a CDS encoding DHH family phosphoesterase: MVGSVGQFDSGEVFESVGSFVSTHPEMAAAIVVGLGTLALAIYAAIRFKRPMGARFAEALEDVDEVAVLMHPNPDPDAMAAAIGVACLAEQVGTKPTIQFAGQIRHQENRAFRTVLDLDLDAIDHVSDLAAEAVVLVDHNTPRGFAGAEGVLPYAVVDHHPGDGTGEAFTDVRTDYGACSSIIAEYFRDVGAKPVPPDMHASEVNSTYTVPSQVATGLVYGILTDTKHLTAGCSSADFDAAGYLFPGVNEDHLDRIANPEVSREVLEAKARAIAGRDVRGPFAVADIGTLSNVDAIPQAADELIQLEGVTAAVVCGERDGNVYLSGRSRDDRVHMGRTLEAALTDYRGSSAGGHARMGGGQILRPDTVADGGNGNGIARDELIEDIFEALTGDI; the protein is encoded by the coding sequence ATGGTTGGTTCGGTGGGGCAGTTCGACTCCGGTGAGGTGTTCGAGTCAGTGGGCTCGTTCGTCAGCACTCACCCGGAGATGGCAGCGGCGATCGTCGTCGGCCTCGGCACCCTCGCGCTCGCGATTTATGCTGCGATTCGATTCAAACGCCCGATGGGCGCGCGCTTCGCCGAAGCACTCGAAGACGTCGACGAAGTCGCCGTCCTCATGCATCCGAACCCCGACCCCGACGCGATGGCGGCCGCGATTGGGGTCGCCTGTCTCGCCGAACAGGTCGGCACGAAACCGACGATTCAGTTCGCTGGGCAGATTCGACATCAAGAAAACCGCGCGTTTCGGACCGTTCTCGACCTCGATTTAGACGCTATCGACCACGTGAGCGACCTCGCCGCCGAGGCGGTTGTCCTCGTCGACCACAACACCCCGCGCGGGTTCGCGGGGGCGGAAGGCGTCCTCCCGTACGCCGTCGTCGACCATCACCCCGGAGACGGGACGGGTGAGGCCTTCACCGACGTCCGAACCGACTACGGCGCGTGTTCGAGCATCATCGCGGAGTACTTCCGCGACGTAGGTGCGAAACCCGTCCCGCCGGACATGCACGCCAGCGAGGTGAACTCGACGTACACCGTGCCCTCGCAGGTCGCGACGGGCCTCGTCTACGGGATTCTCACGGACACGAAACATCTGACTGCCGGGTGTTCGTCGGCCGACTTCGACGCTGCTGGCTATCTCTTCCCCGGCGTCAACGAAGACCACTTAGACCGCATCGCCAACCCCGAAGTCTCTCGCGAAGTGCTCGAAGCGAAGGCCCGGGCAATCGCCGGCCGCGACGTGCGCGGTCCGTTCGCCGTCGCCGACATCGGGACGCTCTCGAACGTCGACGCCATCCCACAGGCGGCAGACGAACTCATCCAACTCGAAGGCGTCACGGCGGCCGTCGTCTGCGGCGAACGCGACGGCAACGTCTACCTCTCGGGTCGCTCTCGCGACGACCGGGTCCACATGGGTCGAACCCTCGAAGCGGCGTTGACTGACTATCGTGGTTCAAGCGCTGGTGGGCACGCTCGCATGGGTGGCGGCCAGATTCTCCGCCCCGACACCGTCGCCGACGGTGGAAACGGGAACGGTATCGCCCGTGACGAACTCATCGAGGACATCTTCGAAGCGCTCACTGGCGACATCTGA
- a CDS encoding SDR family oxidoreductase, with translation MRVAILGCGYVGLELARRLVADGHDVWGVRRSDAGLDAVSETGSEAVRADVTDAESLEAIPDVDHVVFAASSGGRGADAAREVFVEGLRTAIDHFAARDTPPERLVYTSSTGVYGDHGGAFVDESTPLDPTTDKTRVLAEAERVAREYAAEQGIEGTVARFAGLYGPDRYRLERYLDGPVTEGYLNMVHRDDAAGAVAFFLEADRARDDTVLVVDDEPVSKHEFADWLADECGVPRPEKRSKQERLDAGDLSEAARRRILTSKRCSNDSLHELGYEFNYPTYREGYQAAIDGYRATLS, from the coding sequence ATGAGAGTCGCAATCCTCGGGTGTGGGTACGTCGGCCTCGAACTCGCTCGGCGACTCGTCGCAGACGGACACGACGTCTGGGGAGTCCGACGGTCTGACGCCGGCCTCGACGCCGTTTCCGAAACTGGTTCCGAAGCGGTACGGGCCGACGTAACCGACGCCGAAAGCCTCGAAGCGATTCCAGACGTCGACCACGTCGTGTTCGCGGCGAGTTCTGGTGGTCGTGGTGCCGATGCCGCCCGAGAAGTCTTCGTCGAGGGACTGCGGACGGCAATCGACCACTTCGCCGCACGCGACACCCCGCCGGAACGACTCGTCTACACGTCGAGCACGGGTGTCTACGGCGACCACGGTGGTGCCTTCGTCGACGAATCGACACCGCTGGACCCGACGACCGACAAGACACGTGTGCTGGCCGAGGCGGAACGAGTCGCGCGCGAGTACGCCGCAGAGCAGGGAATCGAGGGAACAGTCGCACGATTCGCGGGTCTCTACGGCCCAGACCGCTACCGTCTCGAACGCTATCTCGATGGCCCGGTCACTGAAGGCTATCTCAACATGGTCCACCGCGACGACGCTGCGGGTGCCGTCGCGTTCTTCCTCGAAGCAGACCGCGCACGCGACGACACTGTCCTCGTCGTCGACGACGAACCGGTCTCGAAACACGAGTTCGCCGATTGGCTCGCCGACGAGTGCGGCGTGCCACGTCCAGAAAAGCGGTCGAAACAGGAACGACTAGACGCGGGCGACCTCTCGGAGGCGGCCCGGCGCCGCATTTTGACGAGCAAACGTTGCTCAAACGACTCCCTCCACGAACTCGGATATGAGTTCAACTATCCGACGTATCGAGAGGGTTACCAAGCGGCAATCGACGGCTATCGGGCGACTCTCTCGTGA
- a CDS encoding DUF5791 family protein → MLYDAVAQPGTVSPDELRAAYEDELRAVVDTAGADVAADAADVSEDHLTNDVLELTLEQAAAILALADENPDADAIVWEFRDHLLMGMTTGILDVDTLAAEVDLDLSGQEIQQAIEGRTPATLDELAAIHHAIAVRNER, encoded by the coding sequence ATGTTGTACGACGCCGTCGCGCAACCCGGCACTGTGTCTCCGGACGAACTTCGGGCCGCCTACGAGGACGAACTCCGCGCCGTAGTCGACACCGCGGGAGCGGATGTCGCCGCCGACGCCGCCGACGTGTCCGAAGACCACCTCACGAACGACGTGCTGGAGTTGACGCTCGAACAGGCCGCCGCGATTCTGGCACTCGCCGACGAGAATCCGGATGCCGACGCCATCGTCTGGGAGTTCCGTGACCACCTCCTCATGGGCATGACGACCGGAATTCTCGACGTGGACACACTCGCCGCAGAGGTCGACCTCGACCTGTCCGGACAGGAGATTCAACAGGCCATCGAGGGTCGAACGCCGGCGACACTCGACGAACTCGCTGCCATCCACCACGCCATCGCCGTCCGAAACGAGCGATGA
- a CDS encoding tubulin/FtsZ family protein has protein sequence MKTVLIGVGQAGGKLAAALQSFDQQMGFGAVLGAVGVNTAKTDLQSLPFETVLIGQDRVNGHGVGGDNELGAEVMDADKTEVMSALDGRVTAETESIFVVAGLGGGSGSGGAPVLAKALRRVYDVPVYVLGILPGEDEGAMYQVNAGRSLKTVAREADAVLLVDNDAFRSSGESMSEGFDAINDAIARRVGLLLAAGEAVEGVGESVVDSSEVINTLRAGGIAALGYASAEASDVAEENINAVMSTTRRSLLTGTSLPDASDADSALVIIAGKPDTIPRKGVERARRWVEDETGSMQVRGGDFPLESGRLASLVLLGGVERSGRVESFMERARAAIEEAETEEREDPNELWHNDELEDLL, from the coding sequence ATGAAGACCGTCCTGATTGGTGTGGGTCAAGCCGGTGGAAAACTCGCTGCCGCTCTCCAGTCGTTCGACCAGCAGATGGGTTTCGGTGCCGTCCTCGGTGCCGTCGGGGTGAACACCGCGAAGACCGACCTCCAGTCGCTTCCCTTCGAGACCGTCCTCATCGGCCAAGACCGTGTCAACGGACACGGCGTCGGCGGCGACAACGAACTCGGTGCCGAGGTGATGGACGCCGACAAGACCGAAGTCATGTCGGCACTCGACGGCCGTGTCACGGCCGAGACCGAGTCGATATTCGTCGTCGCGGGCCTCGGTGGTGGGTCGGGGTCCGGTGGCGCACCCGTCCTCGCAAAGGCACTCAGACGCGTCTACGATGTTCCTGTCTACGTACTCGGAATCCTCCCGGGAGAGGACGAAGGCGCGATGTATCAGGTGAACGCCGGTCGCTCGCTCAAAACCGTCGCACGCGAGGCCGACGCCGTCCTCCTCGTCGACAACGATGCCTTCCGGTCGTCCGGTGAGTCGATGAGCGAAGGGTTCGACGCCATCAACGACGCGATCGCACGGCGCGTCGGCCTCCTCCTCGCGGCGGGTGAGGCAGTCGAAGGCGTCGGCGAGAGCGTCGTCGATAGCTCCGAGGTAATCAACACACTCCGAGCCGGGGGAATCGCGGCACTCGGCTACGCGAGCGCCGAAGCCTCAGACGTCGCAGAAGAGAACATCAACGCCGTGATGAGCACGACCCGTCGGTCTCTCCTGACAGGGACCAGCCTTCCGGATGCGAGCGACGCTGACTCAGCACTCGTCATCATCGCCGGGAAGCCGGACACCATCCCTCGGAAAGGTGTCGAACGCGCCCGTCGCTGGGTCGAAGACGAGACTGGAAGCATGCAGGTCCGCGGCGGCGACTTCCCGCTAGAGAGCGGTCGTCTCGCCTCGCTGGTCCTCCTCGGCGGCGTCGAACGCTCGGGGCGCGTCGAGTCGTTCATGGAACGTGCTCGCGCGGCTATCGAGGAAGCCGAGACCGAAGAGCGAGAAGACCCGAACGAGCTGTGGCACAACGACGAGTTGGAGGACTTGCTGTAA
- a CDS encoding alkaline phosphatase family protein, translating into MGLFDRLRGKDHPRVAFIGIDGVPFSLLSEHPEEFPNVAELADDGAAGSIDSIVPPESSACWPALTTGVNPGETGVYGFQDREVGSYDTYVPMGRDVQATRVWDRVTDAGRKATVMNVPVTFPPQRNVQRMVSGFLSPGVDKAAYPDDFRDHLQQMGYKIDVNAKLGHDDDKSAFMQDAHETLDKRYEAFTHYLKKDDWDLFFGVFMTTDRVNHFLFKDYERDGKNKDAFVEFYRKVDEYIGNIRDILPEDVTLVVASDHGFTSLDYEVHCNTWLEQEGWLSYESEDHDSLSDIAEESKAYSLIPGRFFINLEGREPRGSVPQDEYEQVRDELKDELEALEGPDGKKVAERVVVKEEAFRGNHDDIAPDLVVIPNHGFDLKSGFKGHDEVFGTGPRNGMHSFDNATLYIDDPDAEIEDADLYDIAPTILDLMEIDYARTELDGASLIHQ; encoded by the coding sequence ATGGGTTTGTTCGACCGACTCCGCGGCAAGGACCACCCCCGCGTCGCCTTCATCGGCATCGACGGGGTGCCATTTAGTCTCCTCTCTGAGCATCCCGAGGAGTTCCCGAACGTCGCGGAACTCGCAGACGATGGTGCAGCAGGTTCTATCGACAGCATCGTCCCACCGGAATCCAGCGCGTGTTGGCCGGCACTCACGACAGGTGTCAACCCCGGTGAGACTGGCGTCTACGGGTTCCAAGACCGTGAAGTTGGCTCGTACGACACGTACGTCCCGATGGGGCGTGACGTGCAGGCGACGCGTGTCTGGGACCGCGTGACCGACGCTGGTCGGAAAGCGACGGTGATGAACGTCCCCGTGACGTTCCCGCCGCAGCGAAACGTCCAGCGAATGGTCTCCGGCTTCCTCTCGCCCGGTGTCGACAAGGCCGCCTATCCCGACGACTTCCGCGACCACCTCCAACAGATGGGCTACAAAATCGACGTGAACGCGAAACTCGGCCACGACGACGACAAGTCGGCGTTCATGCAAGATGCCCACGAGACGCTCGACAAGCGCTACGAGGCCTTCACGCACTATCTCAAGAAAGACGACTGGGACCTCTTCTTTGGCGTGTTCATGACGACCGACCGGGTCAACCACTTCCTGTTCAAAGACTACGAACGCGACGGGAAGAACAAAGACGCCTTCGTCGAGTTCTACCGCAAAGTCGACGAGTACATCGGCAACATCCGTGACATCCTCCCCGAGGACGTGACCCTCGTCGTCGCCTCCGACCACGGCTTCACTTCGCTCGACTACGAGGTCCACTGCAACACGTGGCTCGAACAGGAAGGCTGGCTCTCCTACGAGAGTGAGGACCACGACTCGCTGTCCGACATCGCCGAAGAGTCGAAAGCATACTCGCTCATCCCCGGTCGATTCTTCATCAACCTCGAAGGCCGCGAACCTCGTGGCTCTGTCCCGCAAGACGAGTACGAACAAGTCCGCGACGAACTGAAAGACGAACTCGAAGCGCTCGAAGGACCGGACGGCAAGAAAGTCGCAGAGCGCGTCGTCGTCAAGGAAGAAGCGTTCCGCGGCAACCACGACGACATCGCCCCGGACCTCGTCGTCATCCCGAACCACGGCTTCGACCTGAAGTCTGGCTTCAAAGGTCACGACGAAGTGTTCGGCACCGGTCCACGCAACGGGATGCACTCGTTCGACAACGCGACGCTCTACATCGACGACCCCGACGCGGAGATCGAAGACGCCGACCTCTACGACATCGCGCCGACCATCCTCGACCTCATGGAAATCGACTACGCCCGCACCGAACTCGACGGTGCGAGTCTCATCCACCAGTAA